In Pseudochaenichthys georgianus chromosome 6, fPseGeo1.2, whole genome shotgun sequence, a single window of DNA contains:
- the LOC117447535 gene encoding zinc finger protein ZFP2-like gives MSAVPSLREFVNERLTAAAEEILGVFERTIVEYEEEIDRQRRLLNILPTIKLHRIELPQQHFCKEEEVFSEQQLCIQENDSGLDQEDPEPPQIKEEQAELCSSAEQLVLKQETDDFMLTPTYTESDHTQQCNVASEEGIVYTNRDHQLLSHNSPLAESQDQKVDKHGDSGSTHAEPELNQRDNIIQSQSYNVNGTTKSIFHQLKCDICEKDFTYKSKLQSHMRVHTGEKPYSCKICGKDFRHKFNLTIHLRIHSGEKPYDCKTCGKGFSDISALKSHLRTHTGEKPFSCQTCGKQFSHSASLTIHSRTHTGEKPYSCETCGKGFKCSSELKVHLRSHTGEKPFSCQTCGKQFSHSASLTIHSRTHTGEKPYSCETCGKGFKCSSELKVHIRSHTGEKPFTCETEAVPLQVLRTKIQ, from the exons ATGTCTGCAGTTCCGAGTTTGAGAGAGTTTGTCAACGAGAGactgactgctgctgctgaagaaaTATTGGGAGTTTTTGAAAGAACTATCGTCGAGTACGAGGAAGAGATTGATCGTCAGCGCAGACTGTTGAACATCTTACCCACAATAAAGTTACACAGGATAG AGCTCCCTCAGCAACATTTCTGTAAGGAGGAGGAGGTTTTCTCTGAGCAGCAGCTCTGCATTCAGGAGAACGACTCCGGTCTGGACCAAGAGGACCCAGAGCCGCCACAGATAAAAGAGGAACAAGCGGAGCTGTGCAGCAGTGCGGAGCAGCTTGTACTGAAGCAGGAGACTGATGACTTTATGTTGACTCCGACTTATACGGAAAGTGATCACACTCAGCAGTGTAATGTAGCATCAGAAGAAGGGATTGTATACACAAACAGGGACCACCAGCTCCTCTCTCACAACTCTCCACTGGCTGAGAGCCAAGATCAGAAAGTTGACAAGCATGGAGACTCAGGATCAACTCACGCAGAGCCAGAACTAAACCAGAGAGATAACATTATTCAAAGTCAAAGCTACAATGTTAACGGCACAACTAAGTCAATATTTCATCAATTAAAATGTGACATATGTGAAAAGGATTTTACGTACAAGTCTAAATTGCAGAgtcacatgagagtccacacaggtgaGAAGCCATATTCTTGCAAAATATGTGGGAAAGACTTCAGACAtaaatttaacttaaccatCCACCTGAGAATCCATTCAGGCGAGAAGCCTTACGATTGCAAGACCTGTGGGAAAGGATTCAGTGATATATCCGCATTGAAGAGTCATCTAAGAACCCACACAGGAGAAAAGCCATTTTCTTGCCAAACATGTGGAAAACAATTCAGTCACTCAGCATCCTTGACTATTCACAGTAGAACCCACACAGGTGAGAAGCCATATTCCTGTGAAACATGTGGCAAAGGATTCAAATGTAGTAGTGAGTTAAAAGTCCACTTAAGAAGCCACACGGGTGAGAAGCCATTTTCTTGCCAAACATGTGGAAAACAATTCAGTCACTCAGCATCCTTGACTATTCACAGTAGAACCCACACAGGTGAGAAGCCATATTCCTGTGAAACATGTGGCAAAGGATTCAAATGTAGTAGTGAGTTAAAAGTCCACATAAGAAGCCACACGGGTGAGAAGCCATTTACTTGCGAAACAGAAGCCGTTCCTTTGCAAGTACTGCGGACAAAGATTCAGTAA
- the LOC117447532 gene encoding uncharacterized protein: MFIGFAGRLKPQPANSIKASNYMLRHIYTTMKITLRDSSPVVLTHNQCSCVAGTVLCNHTVALLFQTAHYTELNMSVVPPVHSCTESEQQWHKPRTMGVKPGPINSMVFTKPVPNRMVQTGVRSGFYRGMVGPLPDPCLFRVTEAYSAFSIEDRPLVTTMNMRPDKPLVESAFGIVQEGSVLSYQMPALTSRYTTLHTDTPPTPHLPIEGYVILPCDLPLVCSEEEQLHINSLSVDLEMSHKIEEATREQSSSSEWHLLRKPRVTASRFREICHVRGESSANSLAERILKGTRQTAEMRRGAEMEPTVAAEYSRLANVNYSPCGLVIHPSTPWLGASPDGVVFDPTEYPQFGLVEFKCPNVPNYVDCKYVQMECGSPKLKKSHAYYWQVQGQLLVSGMQWCDFVVWAQEDYLMQRIYTDPEVQRAIREKVDLFFFLHIHAEVPVITKVVGTAAIDNSVSS; encoded by the exons ATGTTCATCGGATTTGCCGGACGACTAAAGCCCCAGCCAGCAAACTCAATAAAGGCTTCAAATTATATGCTGCGTCATATATACACAACTATGAAG ATAACGCTTCGTGATTCATCACCAGTGGTGCTCACGCACAACCAGTGCTCCTGTGTTGCAGGAACTGTTTTGTGCAATCACACAGTAGCATTGCTGTTCCAAACAGCACATTACACTGAACTGAACATGTCAGTTGTGCCACCTGTGCATAGCTGTACTGAATCGGAACAGCAATGGCACAAGCCGCGAACAATG GGTGTGAAGCCAGGGCCCATCAACTCCATGGTCTTCACCAAGCCTGTACCAAATAGGATGGTGCAGACTGGAGTAAG GAGTGGATTCTACAGAGGCATGGTGGGGCCATTACCAGATCCCTGCCTGTTCAGAGTTACGGAGGCATACTCAGCGTTCAGCATTGAAGACAGACCGCTTGTGACCACAATGAACATGAGACCTGACAAGCCCCTTGTGGAAAGTGCCTTCGGGATTGTGCAGGAGGGCAGTGTTCTGTCCTATCAGATGCCTGCTTTGACGTCTCGGTACACCACACTTCACACTGACACACCACCAACACCCCACTTGCCCATAGAGGGGTATGTGATCTTGCCATGTGATTTACCGCTGGTGTGCTCAGAAGAGGAGCAACTGCATATTAACAGCTTATCTGTTGATTTAGAAATGTCTCACAAAATTGAGGAGGCTACCCGTGAGCAAAGCTCTAGCTCAGAGTGGCATCTGCTCCGCAAACCCAGGGTTACTGCCTCTAGGTTTAGAGAGATTTGTCACGTCAGAGGTGAGAGCTCTGCTAACTCTCTTGCAGAGCGAATACTCAAAGGTACAAGGCAGACTGCAGAAATGAGGAGAggtgcagagatggagcccacaGTAGCAGCTGAATACAGTAGACTGGCAAACGTGAACTATTCCCCTTGTGGCCTTGTCATTCACCCCTCTACGCCCTGGCTTGGTGCCTCCCCTGATGGAGTTGTATTTGACCCAACAGAATATCCCCAATTTGGCCTTGTTGAATTCAAATGTCCCAATGTCCCAAATTATGTCGACTGCAAATATGTGCAGATGGAATGTGGCTCCCCTAAGCTCAAGAAAAGCCATGCCTATTACTGGCAAGTACAGGGTCAACTTCTTGTGTCTGGGATGCAGTGGTGTGACTTTGTAGTGTGGGCACAGGAGGACTACCTGATGCAAAGAATATACACAGATCCAGAAGTGCAAAGAGCAATCAGAGAAAAAGTagacttatttttttttttacacatacaTGCCGAAGTACCTGTCATTACAAAAGTAGTGGGCACTGCAGCCATTGATAACTCTGTGAGCAGTTAA
- the LOC117447536 gene encoding uncharacterized protein: protein MDVRDHDYCSAPELASLDMSSQATEDNSKTVEDLQKQLQELRVQREFCLQRFAGSDDNIRFYTRFPSYNHLMAFWFLIEPSIYKMVRVTRAISAAKRNEEVVTHARPSTRQLLQPIDEFFLFLCFLSVGLKERDLANRFNVHQSTVSRIIATWTSFLTTLLGSQCIWLTPAEVQAHLPEAFKDFPDTQVILDCTELRCQTPSSLLLQSEMYSTYKCHCTMKALVGIAPHGAVTFVSSLYGGSVSDKEIFKQSGIAALLTENMAVMVDKGFLISDCCKCKVYCPPFLSKQKQMPAYQVRETQAIARLRVHVERVIRRIKENKLFDGVILLSHAYNINQLFAVACMLSNYQNKALVKKWVK from the exons ATGGATGTCCGTGACCATGATTACTGCTCAGCCCCTGAACTAGCTTCACTGGACATGTCCTCTCAAGCTACAGAAGACAACTCCAAAACAGTGGAGGATCTGCAGAAGCAACTGCAGGAGTTAAGAGTCCAGCGAGAGTTTTGCTTACAGCGGTTTGCTGGCTCCGACGACAACATCCGATTCTATACCAG ATTCCCGAGCTATAACCACCTGATGGCCTTCTGGTTTCTGATTGAGCCTTCCATTTATAAAATGGTTCGTGTCACAAGAGCGATATCAGCTGCCAAGAGGAATGAAGAAGTGGTTACACACGCACGTCCATCAACG AGACAGCTGCTTCAGCCAATTGACGAGTTCTTCCTTTTTCTCTGCTTCCTGTCGGTGGGTTTGAAAGAAAGGGACCTTGCAAACCGCTTCAACGTACACCAGTCCACTGTGAGCCGCATCATTGCAACATGGACAAGTTTTCTTACAACTTTATTGGGGTCACAGTGCATCTGGCTTACACCTGCAGAAGTTCAAGCCCACCTCCCAGAGGCATTCAAAGATTTCCCAGACACACAGGTGATCCTGGATTGCACAGAGCTGAGGTGTCAAACACCATCCTCACTCCTCCTCCAAAGTGAAATGTATTCTACATACAAATGTCACTGCACCATGAAAGCCCTGGTTGGCATAGCCCCACATGGCGCAGTGACATTTGTTTCCAGTCTGTATGGTGGTTCTGTCAGCGACAAGGAGATTTTCAAACAGTCTGGAATAGCTGCGTTGTTGACTGAAAACATGGCAGTGATGGTAGATAAGGGCTTCCTGATCAGCGATTGCTGCAAATGCAAAGTGTACTGCCCACCTTTTCTGTCGAAGCAGAAGCAAATGCCAGCCTATCAGGTGAGGGAGACACAGGCCATTGCCAGACTGAGGGTTCATGTGGAGCGTGTCATCAggaggataaaagagaacaaacTTTTTGATGGCGTCATCCTCCTGTCCCATGCCTACAACATAAACCAACTGTTTGCAGTAGCATGTATGCTGTCAAActatcagaacaaagcactggtCAAGAAATGGGTGAAATAA
- the LOC117447531 gene encoding zinc finger protein OZF-like has protein sequence MSAVPSLREFVNERLTAAAEEILGVFERTIVEYEEEIDRQRRLLNIIPTIKLHRIELLQQHVCKEEEEEVLSEQQLCIQENNYSVNQEDPESGGPPQIKEEQEELCSSEEQLVLKQETDDFMLTPTCMESDHSEDQTLNLSISDTQSQGEENPPGQFPLQCYVPSEEGIVYTNRDHQLLSHNSPLAESPDQKVGKHGDSGSTHAEPEVNQRDNIIQSQSYNVNSTTKSILHKLKCEICDKGFKYKSKLQSHMRVHTGEKPYSCKMCGKDFRGKCDLTIHLRVHTGEKPYSCKICGKDFRRKCNLTLHLRVHSGEKPYDCKTCGKGFNYISALKSHLRIHTGEKPFSCQTCGKQFSHLTSFTIHSRTHTGEKPYSCETCGKGFKCSSELKVHIRSHTGEKPFTCQTCGKRFSYCSTMTRHSRIHTDEKLFICTTCGRVFRHNSGLLKHMKEVHTEHTPEDQYTQEKPSN, from the exons ATGTCTGCAGTTCCGAGTTTGAGAGAGTTTGTCAACGAGAGactgactgctgctgctgaagaaaTATTAGGAGTTTTTGAAAGAACTATCGTCGAGTACGAGGAAGAGATTGATCGTCAGCGCAGACTGTTGAACATCATACCCACAATAAAGTTACACAGGATAG AGCTCCTTCAGCAACATGTCtgtaaggaggaggaggaggaggttctCTCTGAGCAGCAGCTCTGCATTCAGGAGAACAACTACAGTGTGAACCAAGAGGACCCAGAGAGTGGAGGACCTCCACAGATTAAAGAGGAACAAGAGGAGCTGTGCAGCAGTGAGGAGCAGCTTGTACTGAAGCAGGAGACTGATGACTTTATGTTGACTCCGACTTGTATGGAAAGTGATCACAGTGAAGATCAGACTCTGAACCTGAGCATCAGTGACACTCAGAGTCAAGGCGAGGAAAATCCTCCTGGGCAGTTTCCACTTCAATGCTATGTACCATCAGAAGAAGGGATTGTATACACAAACAGGGACCACCAGCTCCTCTCTCACAACTCTCCACTAGCTGAGAGCCCAGATCAGAAAGTTGGCAAGCATGGAGACTCAGGATCAACTCACGCAGAGCCAGAAGTAAACCAGAGAGATAACATTATTCAAAGTCAAAGCTACAATGTTAACAGCACAACTAAGTCAATATTGCATAAATTAAAATGTGAGATATGTGACAAAGGTTTTAAGTACAAGTCTAAATTGCAGAGTCACATGCGAGTCCACACAGGTGAGAAGCCATATTCTTGCAAAATGTGTGGGAAAGACTTCAGAGGTAAATGTGACTTAACCATCCacctgagagtccacacaggtgaGAAGCCCTATTCTTGCAAAATATGTGGGAAAGACTTCAGACGTAAATGTAACTTAACCCTCCACCTGAGAGTCCACTCAGGTGAGAAGCCTTACGATTGCAAGACCTGTGGGAAAGGATTCAATTATATATCCGCATTGAAGAGTCATctaagaatccacacaggagaaaagCCATTTTCTTGCCAAACATGTGGAAAACAATTCAGTCACTTAACATCCTTTACGATTCACAGTAGAACCCACACAGGTGAGAAGCCATATTCCTGTGAAACATGTGGCAAAGGATTCAAATGTAGTAGTGAGTTAAAAGTCCACATAAGAAGCCACACGGGTGAGAAGCCATTTACTTGCCAAACATGTGGAAAAAGATTTAGTTACTGTTCAACAATGACAAGGCATTCAAGAATCCACACAGATGAGAAGCTGTTCATTTGCACAACATGTGGGAGAGTATTCAGACACAACAGTGGTCTGTTAAAACACATGAAAGAAGtccacactgaacacacacctgaGGATCAATATACACAGGAGAAACCATCGAACTAA